The Sulfuricella sp. genome includes the window CCATTTCAGTGACTATCGCCTCACCTGAGGTCAAACTGCTTGATGCCAGCAACGCCAAAGTCACTTTCAAACAGCAGTATCGCGCCTCCAGCTTTAACAGCGAGGCATGGAAAACGCTGGTGATGGTCAAGTCAGACGGGGCATGGCTGATTCATGAAGAGCGTATTGGACGTTGATTAAAGGCAAACCGGCTTACTTCACGCGCACCTTCCTGCTACTGATGCTGGGGCTGGCCGCAGCACCCGCCGGCGGGATGGGTGACCTGTTGCCGCCCATGCAGTATGCACGCAGCCACGGCAATGACCCTGAAGCGCTGCTGGTCAACATTCTTCTCAAGATCCGGCACAACCAGCTCGACACCGCGCTGCGCGACGTTGACGCGCTGCTCGACAGCAAACCCAATTTCAAACTCGCCCATCTGATCCGCGGCGATCTGCTCATGGCGCGGGCGAAACCGCTGACGTCCTTTGGCGGCGCGGATGGGGCGGGATCAGAACAGGTAGCCGATTTCCGGGATGAAGCACGCGTTCGCCTGCAACGCCACCTTGAACAACCGCCAGCGGGGAAAATCCCCAAATACCTGCTGCAGATGCAAGCCGGACAACGCCACGCCATCGTGGTGGACACCGCCCGTTCACGCCTCTATCTGTTCGAAAACAATAATGGTGAACCGCGCTATGTCAGCGATTACTATTTCACCCAGGGCAAGGCCGGCGCCGAAAAATTTCGCGAGGGCGACCAGAAAACCCCGCTCGGCGTTTATTTCGTCACCTCCAGCCTGCCAGTAGAAAAACTTACCGATTTCTATGGTGTAGGCGCCTTCCCGCTCAACTACCCCAATGAATGGGACAAACGGCAAGGCAAGAGCGGTCACGGCATCTGGCTGCATGGCGTGCCCAAAGACACCTACAGCCGCGCCCCGCGGGCGAGCAACGGCTGTGTGGTGCTCAGCAACCCCGACATGACCAATGTGGGAAAATCGCTACAGCCCGGCCTCACCCCGGTCATCATCAGCGACAAGGTGGAATGGGTCACCCCGGAAGAGTGGCGCAGCCAGCGCGAACGCTTCAAGGGCGAACTGGAAGCCTGGCGCAGGGACTGGGAAAGCCTCGACAGCAAGCGCTATCTCAGCCATTATTCGGGCAAGTTCTCCGCCAACGGCCAGGATTTCAATGCCTTCAGCGCCCAGAAGCGCCAGGCCCATGCGGGCAAATCAGCACTGCGGGTACAAATGTCCGATGTCAGCCTGTTCCAGTACCCGGGCAAGGAAAATCTGATGGTGGTGACTTTCACCCAGGACTACCAGAGCAGTAACCTCAACAATGTCATGAAAAAACGCCAGTACTGGCAGCTGGAAAACGGCCAGTGGCGCATCATGTACGAAGGCGCGGCTTAGAGCCGCATATTTTTCAAGGAGAGTTCCCATGCCTCATTTCCGCTCCCTGCTGGCCCTTGTGGTCCTGCTGACCAGCTTCAGCGCCCATGCCGCGACCAATCCGCAGGTCAGGATAAAAACCAATGTCGGCGAAATGCTGATCGAACTCTACCCGCAAAAGGCGCCGAAAACAGTCGCGAACTTCCTCAACTATGTTCAGGACGGCTTCTACAACGGTACTGTTTTCCATCGCGTCATCAATGATTTCATGATTCAGGGTGGCGGCTTCACCCCCGCGCTGGAGCAGAAGCAAACCCAGCCGCCAATCGACAACGAAGCCAGTAACGGCCTCAAGAACGAGCCAGGCACGCTGGCCATGGCGCGCGGCTACGAGCCCAATTCCGCCAACGCGCAGTTTTTCATCAATCTCAACAACAACCTGCACCTCAATCACTACAAGCCCGAGCCCGACTATTATGGCTATTGCGTATTCGGCAAGGTCGTCAAGGGCCTGGATGTGGCGAAAAAGATCGGCGCCATGCCGACCACCGCCAGCGGTCCTTTCAAGGAAGAAGTGCCGGTAGAAAAGATTGTGATCGAGGAAATCAGCCCCATTTTCCCGGCAGAAACGAAGCAGGCTGAAACACCGCCGGCCGTGACGAAAAAACCCACCAAGAAACCCCTCTCCAGAAAAAAGGACGTAAAACATGGTTAAGCTGCAAACCAACTTTGGCACCATCACCCTCGATCTCGACGCCGAAAAGGCTCCGGAAACCGTTGCCAACTTTCTCCAGTACGTGAACGACGGCTTCTACAATGGCACCATCTTCCACCGCGTGATTGACGGCTTCATGATCCAGGGCGGCGGCTTCATGCCCGACATGATGCAGAAAGCCACGCGCGACACGATCAAGAATGAAGCCACCAACGGCCTGAAGAATGATATTTACACCATCGCCATGGCACGCACACCCAACCCGCATTCGGCTTCTTCCCAGTTTTTCATCAATGCAGGGGATAACAGCTTCCTCAATTTCACCGCCGAAACACCACAAGGCTGGGGCTACTGCGTGTTCGGCAAGGTCGTGGAAGGCCAGGACGTGATCGACAAGATCAAGAAAGTCCGCACCGGCAACAAGGCCGGGCATCAGGACGTGCCGGTTGAACCAGTGATCATCGAAAGCGCCGAGGCCGTTTAGGTGGTAATGGGTAAGGGGCGATGAGGAATGGGGAAACCAGCGTATCTCCTCACCCCTCACCCCTCACCCCTCACCCCTCACCCAAATGCCTCACAGCCTGTTCATCTCCGATCTGCATCTGAGCGCGGATCACCCGGAAAGCGCTTCCGCCTTTTCCGGATTTCTCGCCAGCACCGCGCCACAAGCCGAAGCCCTGTATATCCTCGGGGACCTGTTTGAATACTGGGCCGGTGATGACGACATTCACGACCCCTTCAACCAGCAGGTAATCCAGGCACTCGCAAGGCTGCATGCAAATGGCGTGAAGATCTACCTGCTGCACGGCAACCGCGACTTTCTCATGGGCGAGGCCCTGGCTGCCGCCTGCGGCGCACGGTTATTACCCGACCCCAGCCTGATCAGAATTCACGGCACCCCGACCCTGCTCATGCATGGCGACACCCTGTGCACAGACGACACTGATTACATGGCATTCCGCGCCCAGGTCCGCACGCCCGGCTGGCAGGCGAATTTTCTGGCCCAGCCGCTGGCCCAGCGCAAGGCCCAGATCGAACAACTGCGCGCGCAAAGCAAACAGGCGCAAAGCCGGAAAACCGCGGAAATTATGGACGTCAACGCCGGATCTGTTACAAATACGCTCAGGAACCACGGTTATCCGCGCCTGATTCACGGCCACACCCACCGTCCGGCGCGGCATGAACACGAAGTTGACCAGCATCGCTGCGAACGCTGGGTGCTGCCCGACTGGTACGATCAGGGCGGCTATCTGCGCTGCGACGAAAGCGGCTGCGAAGCGATTAAGATTCAGCATGGCTAAAGGAGCATCCAAATGATACTGATCCTCGCCCAGGACATCTCCAGCGAAAGCCCGGAATTCCGGCAGCTCATGGACCGCCTCAATGCCCTGCCCAATATCCGCACCCGGGTCCACCGCGAACAGGGCGCCCGGCAGACCCTCACCGAAATCTACCTGATCGGCGACACGGCTGCCCTTTCCCTTGAGGACATGAAAACCCTGCCGGGCGTGGAACGCGCCGTGCGCGTTTCCGAGGAATACCGCGTGCTGGGCCGCCACAAGGACGACGACCGGCCCACGCACTTCGAGTACAACGGCGTGCGTTTCGGGCAGGACACGCTCAACATCTTTGCCGGCCTGTGCGCGGTGGACACGCCGCAGCACGTGGAGGAGATGCTCAGGGCGCTGCGCGACCACGGCCAGGTGTGCACCCGCATGGGCGCCTACAAGCCGCGCACCAGCCCCTACGCCTTCCAGGGGCACGGCAAGGAATGCCTGCCCTGGGTGTTCGAACTGGCGGGCAAGTACGGCATCAAGGTGATCGCCATGGAAATCACCCACGAATCCCATGCTGATGAAATCCGCGAGGCCCTGCACCAGACCGGCAATCCCACCGGGGTGATGCTGCAGATCGGCACGCGCAACACGCAGAATTTCGAGCTCTTGAAAATCGTCGGCCGCCAGCAGGAGTTTCCGGTGCTGTTCAAGCGCGGTTTCGGCATCACCCTGGACGAATCCCTCAATGCCGCCGAATACCTGGCTTCGGAAGGCAACAGGAAAGTCGTGTTCGGGCTGCGCGGCATGAAAACCAATATGGGCGACCCGCACCGCAACTTCGTGGATTTCGCCCACGTGCCGGTGGTCAAACGCCTCACCCGCATGCCGGTATGCATCGACCCGTCCCACTCGGTCGGCGCCCGCTCACGCGCCCCGGACGGCTTGCTGGATGTATTCCATGTCACCGCCCAGGGCGTGATCGCCGGCGCCAACATGATCCTGGTGGATTTTCACCCGGAGCCGGGCACTGCGCTGGTAGACGGCCCGCAGGCCCTGCTGATGAAGGAGCTGCCGCACTTCATCGAAGACATACAACTGGCGCGCGAAACCTATCTCAAGCGCGAAGCGCTGGCGAGCCGTTACCAGCAGAAATAATCATCCTGAGAACTCTTTTCACCGCATACACCAGGGGATGTAGGAGGCCCGCCCCGGGCCGATTCAGTATCCAACCGGCCAATCGCGGCGAGGGCGCCGCTCCTACCCGTTCCTTTGCGGTTAACTGCTTTTCAGGTTCAATTTACCTCCCACCCAAAAAAAACCCCGCCAGGCGGCGGGGAGAGAGAAACAAAAAACTTGCTGAATGTAATTCAGGAAGACATTTCGTAGAGGATGTTCTTGATCCAGCTGCGGGCATACACGCCTTCCAGCTCGGACAGATCAGGAGACACCCCGCCTGAATTGGGCACGGCAATCGTTTTGCCCTCCGCCACCTTGTACACGGCCGAGACCGAAATGGCTTCCTTGTCGGTCACATAGCTGTAGCAGACATTGACGTGTGAAGGCGGAATCGGCTCCTTGCCATTCATCAGCTGAACCACGTTGAGCGCGCACACCTTGGCCTGGGAGTTGGCGGCATAGCCCGATTTCGGCATGGCCCCGGCACTGCAGGCGTCGCCGATCACGTGGACATTGGGCACCAGGGTGGATTCGAAAGTGACCTGATTCACCGGGCACCATTTCTTGTCCTCACCCACCACACCGGCCATGTAGGCAACCGCCCCGGCCTTCTGCGGCGGCACGACGTTGATCACGGCTCCCTTGACCTCTTCCACGCCGGTATCCACCGTCATGGCTTTGTGGTCCACCTTGCTCACCTTGTTGCCGGCATGGAACTCGATGATGCCCTTGTAGTGCTTTTCCCAGGCTTTTTTGAACAGAGGCCCTTTGGACACGATGTCCGGATTGGCATCCAGAACAATGATCTTGGACTTCGGCTTATGGTTCTTGAGGTGCCAGGCAATCTGGCTGATACGCTCGTAAGGACCGGGCGGGCAGCGGAAAGGGGTCACCGGCACCGAGAGCACGACCGTGCCGCCATCCGCCATGTCCACCAGTTGCTTGCGCAGCCGCAGCGTCTGCTCGCCGGCCTTCCAGGCGTGTGGCATGAATTTCGGCGTTTCAACCGGATCGTAGCCTTCCAGTTCATCGAAGCGGAAATCGATGCCGGGGGAGAGCACCAGCCGGTCATAGCTGATGGTTCCGGCGCCGACCCTGACCTGTTTTGCGGCCACATCGATGCCGGTCACTTCATCGTAAACCACCTGGATACCATGCTTCGCCGCAAGGTTATCGTAGGTGATCATGTTGTCATTGAGATCGCGGGTGCCACCGATCACCAGGTTGCTGAACGGGCAGGATACATAAGTCTTGTTGCGCTCGATCATCACCACTTCGATGGAAGGGTCGCTCATGCGGATGTATTTGGACACGATGGTGCCGCCGTAACCGCCCCCCACTACCACCACGCGGCGGCCCTTCTTGGGCAGCACTTCGCCCGCGCGGGCGATGACTGAAAGGGAAGACATGCTGAGACCCGCGGCGATGCCGGCCATTTGAATGAAATTTCTGCGATTCATGATCGGCTCCTTATTGCTGGCTGGCGTAAAAATGGATGACGGC containing:
- a CDS encoding L,D-transpeptidase family protein — its product is MIKGKPAYFTRTFLLLMLGLAAAPAGGMGDLLPPMQYARSHGNDPEALLVNILLKIRHNQLDTALRDVDALLDSKPNFKLAHLIRGDLLMARAKPLTSFGGADGAGSEQVADFRDEARVRLQRHLEQPPAGKIPKYLLQMQAGQRHAIVVDTARSRLYLFENNNGEPRYVSDYYFTQGKAGAEKFREGDQKTPLGVYFVTSSLPVEKLTDFYGVGAFPLNYPNEWDKRQGKSGHGIWLHGVPKDTYSRAPRASNGCVVLSNPDMTNVGKSLQPGLTPVIISDKVEWVTPEEWRSQRERFKGELEAWRRDWESLDSKRYLSHYSGKFSANGQDFNAFSAQKRQAHAGKSALRVQMSDVSLFQYPGKENLMVVTFTQDYQSSNLNNVMKKRQYWQLENGQWRIMYEGAA
- a CDS encoding peptidylprolyl isomerase codes for the protein MPHFRSLLALVVLLTSFSAHAATNPQVRIKTNVGEMLIELYPQKAPKTVANFLNYVQDGFYNGTVFHRVINDFMIQGGGFTPALEQKQTQPPIDNEASNGLKNEPGTLAMARGYEPNSANAQFFINLNNNLHLNHYKPEPDYYGYCVFGKVVKGLDVAKKIGAMPTTASGPFKEEVPVEKIVIEEISPIFPAETKQAETPPAVTKKPTKKPLSRKKDVKHG
- a CDS encoding peptidylprolyl isomerase — protein: MVKLQTNFGTITLDLDAEKAPETVANFLQYVNDGFYNGTIFHRVIDGFMIQGGGFMPDMMQKATRDTIKNEATNGLKNDIYTIAMARTPNPHSASSQFFINAGDNSFLNFTAETPQGWGYCVFGKVVEGQDVIDKIKKVRTGNKAGHQDVPVEPVIIESAEAV
- a CDS encoding UDP-2,3-diacylglucosamine diphosphatase; this encodes MPHSLFISDLHLSADHPESASAFSGFLASTAPQAEALYILGDLFEYWAGDDDIHDPFNQQVIQALARLHANGVKIYLLHGNRDFLMGEALAAACGARLLPDPSLIRIHGTPTLLMHGDTLCTDDTDYMAFRAQVRTPGWQANFLAQPLAQRKAQIEQLRAQSKQAQSRKTAEIMDVNAGSVTNTLRNHGYPRLIHGHTHRPARHEHEVDQHRCERWVLPDWYDQGGYLRCDESGCEAIKIQHG
- a CDS encoding 3-deoxy-7-phosphoheptulonate synthase — its product is MILILAQDISSESPEFRQLMDRLNALPNIRTRVHREQGARQTLTEIYLIGDTAALSLEDMKTLPGVERAVRVSEEYRVLGRHKDDDRPTHFEYNGVRFGQDTLNIFAGLCAVDTPQHVEEMLRALRDHGQVCTRMGAYKPRTSPYAFQGHGKECLPWVFELAGKYGIKVIAMEITHESHADEIREALHQTGNPTGVMLQIGTRNTQNFELLKIVGRQQEFPVLFKRGFGITLDESLNAAEYLASEGNRKVVFGLRGMKTNMGDPHRNFVDFAHVPVVKRLTRMPVCIDPSHSVGARSRAPDGLLDVFHVTAQGVIAGANMILVDFHPEPGTALVDGPQALLMKELPHFIEDIQLARETYLKREALASRYQQK
- a CDS encoding FAD/NAD(P)-binding oxidoreductase — protein: MNRRNFIQMAGIAAGLSMSSLSVIARAGEVLPKKGRRVVVVGGGYGGTIVSKYIRMSDPSIEVVMIERNKTYVSCPFSNLVIGGTRDLNDNMITYDNLAAKHGIQVVYDEVTGIDVAAKQVRVGAGTISYDRLVLSPGIDFRFDELEGYDPVETPKFMPHAWKAGEQTLRLRKQLVDMADGGTVVLSVPVTPFRCPPGPYERISQIAWHLKNHKPKSKIIVLDANPDIVSKGPLFKKAWEKHYKGIIEFHAGNKVSKVDHKAMTVDTGVEEVKGAVINVVPPQKAGAVAYMAGVVGEDKKWCPVNQVTFESTLVPNVHVIGDACSAGAMPKSGYAANSQAKVCALNVVQLMNGKEPIPPSHVNVCYSYVTDKEAISVSAVYKVAEGKTIAVPNSGGVSPDLSELEGVYARSWIKNILYEMSS